In Bacillus sp. DX3.1, the following proteins share a genomic window:
- a CDS encoding pitrilysin family protein, which produces MEKIVYEQLKETLYYEKLPNGLEVYILPKQGFNKTFATFTTKYGSMDNTFVPLGKEEMIRVPDGIAHFLEHKLFEKEDHDAFQLFSKQGASANAFTSFTRTAYLFSCTSNVETNLNTLLNFVQEPYFSEQTVEKEKGIIGQEIQMYQDNPDWRLYFGLIDSLFVKHPIKIDIAGTIESISNITKDLLYECYETFYHPSNMLMFVVGAIDPEKTMDLVRENQAKKDYKNQPEIVRSFEEEPEEVNERKMVISMPVQTPKCLVGVKANQLKQKGDELLKQEIALTLLLDYLFGKGSTHYESLYNEGLIDDTFAYDYTEESNFGFAMVGGDTKQPDELANRLISILLETNYDELSEETLERVKKKKIGGFLRSLNSPEYIANQFTRYAFNGSSLFDALSTLESLTVRDLQEVAKTLLSEERISVCQVLPKK; this is translated from the coding sequence ATGGAAAAAATCGTTTATGAACAATTAAAAGAAACACTCTATTATGAAAAGCTTCCGAATGGATTAGAAGTATACATTCTACCAAAACAGGGTTTTAATAAAACATTTGCAACATTTACAACAAAATACGGTTCTATGGATAATACGTTTGTTCCACTTGGAAAAGAAGAAATGATTCGAGTACCGGATGGAATCGCCCATTTCCTTGAGCATAAGTTGTTTGAGAAAGAAGATCATGATGCATTTCAACTGTTTAGTAAACAAGGGGCTTCTGCTAATGCGTTTACGTCATTTACGAGAACGGCCTATTTGTTTTCGTGTACATCAAATGTAGAAACAAATTTAAATACATTATTGAATTTCGTACAGGAACCTTATTTCTCTGAACAAACCGTTGAAAAGGAAAAAGGAATTATCGGTCAAGAAATTCAAATGTATCAAGATAATCCAGATTGGCGCTTATATTTCGGCTTAATCGATAGCTTATTTGTCAAACATCCGATTAAGATTGATATTGCTGGAACGATTGAGTCCATTAGCAACATTACAAAAGACTTATTATATGAATGCTACGAAACTTTTTATCATCCGAGCAATATGCTGATGTTTGTTGTAGGCGCAATTGATCCAGAAAAAACAATGGATTTAGTACGTGAAAATCAGGCGAAGAAAGATTATAAAAACCAACCAGAAATCGTTCGTTCTTTTGAAGAAGAACCAGAAGAAGTAAATGAGAGGAAAATGGTCATTTCCATGCCTGTTCAAACTCCAAAATGTTTAGTTGGTGTGAAAGCAAATCAACTAAAACAAAAAGGTGATGAACTTTTAAAGCAGGAAATTGCATTGACACTGCTTTTAGATTATTTATTTGGAAAAGGTTCTACGCATTATGAGTCTTTATATAATGAAGGTTTAATTGATGATACGTTCGCTTATGATTACACGGAAGAAAGTAATTTTGGTTTTGCAATGGTTGGGGGCGACACGAAACAACCCGACGAGTTAGCAAATCGTTTAATCAGTATTTTGCTGGAAACAAATTATGATGAGTTAAGCGAAGAAACGTTAGAACGTGTAAAGAAAAAGAAAATTGGTGGCTTTTTACGCTCGCTCAACTCGCCAGAATATATTGCAAATCAATTTACACGATATGCTTTCAATGGCTCTAGTTTATTTGATGCACTTTCGACTTTAGAGAGCTTAACGGTTCGAGATTTGCAAGAAGTAGCAAAAACACTCTTATCAGAAGAAAGAATAAGCGTTTGCCAAGTATTGCCGAAGAAATAA
- a CDS encoding DNA translocase FtsK, whose translation MAKQKQRGTKAKARRTIKPTLYYEIVGLTLFALSIITILQLGVVGKAFVLFFRFFFGEWYIIGVLGVIALSIAFVIKRAWPTLLNKRLIGVYLIILAILMFSHITLFNLLSKEGTVENASVIVSTKDLFFYEMKKGVESVHLGGGMFGALMFATCYFLFDEVGAYIVGIILVILGILCITNKHIGEVLAPIGRILRSQFQDMQGDYKDWRTKRAAEQTEKKKTARRTHSARQDVQEEIDEPIEEIEIGPPIISNFTENYPVSEEKDKDNKNENNLIAPSHMVEEEIPPVQKEQPQKKRGEKIVESLEGEIKAPPMQFANVENKDYKLPSLDILKFPKNKQVSNENEKIYENARKLERTFQSFGVKAKVTKVHKGPAVTKYEVYPDMGVKVSKIVSLSDDLALALAAKDIRIEAPIPGKSAVGIEVPNSEVAMVTLREVLDSKANNHPEEKLLIGLGRDITGEAVLARLNKMPHLLVAGATGSGKSVCINGIIVSILMRAKPHEVKLMMIDPKMVELNVYNGVPHLLTPVVTDPKKASQALKKVVSEMERRYELFAHSGTRNIEGYNEYVRNHNDQSEAKQPELPYIVVIVDELADLMMVASSDVEDAIMRLAQMARAAGIHLIIATQRPSVDVITGVIKANIPSRIAFAVSSQTDSRTILDGGGAEKLLGRGDMLFIPIGASKPVRVQGAFLSDDEVERVVEYVVAQQKAQYQEDMIPQDVPDTKREVEDSLYDEAVQLVVEMQTASVSMLQRRFRVGYTRAARLIDAMEMNGVVGPYEGSKPREVLITDIQEKSS comes from the coding sequence ATGGCAAAACAAAAGCAAAGAGGGACGAAAGCAAAAGCAAGACGTACGATAAAACCAACTTTGTATTATGAAATCGTCGGTTTGACTCTTTTTGCACTTTCAATTATTACAATTTTACAGCTAGGTGTTGTAGGTAAAGCGTTTGTGTTATTTTTTCGCTTTTTCTTTGGAGAATGGTACATAATTGGCGTGCTAGGTGTAATTGCGTTATCAATTGCATTTGTCATAAAACGAGCATGGCCAACATTATTAAATAAGCGATTAATTGGTGTATATTTAATTATATTAGCAATATTAATGTTTAGTCATATTACATTATTTAACCTTCTCTCAAAAGAGGGAACAGTAGAAAATGCATCTGTGATTGTTAGTACGAAAGATTTATTTTTTTATGAGATGAAAAAAGGTGTAGAATCTGTTCATCTAGGCGGTGGTATGTTTGGTGCCCTTATGTTTGCAACATGTTACTTTTTATTTGATGAAGTAGGGGCCTATATCGTCGGTATTATTCTTGTTATTCTTGGTATACTTTGTATTACGAACAAACATATCGGAGAAGTACTCGCTCCGATTGGCCGGATATTACGAAGTCAGTTTCAAGACATGCAGGGAGATTATAAGGACTGGAGAACGAAACGTGCTGCTGAGCAAACAGAAAAGAAAAAAACAGCAAGGCGTACGCATAGTGCACGTCAAGACGTTCAAGAAGAAATTGATGAGCCGATAGAAGAAATAGAAATCGGACCACCTATTATTTCGAATTTTACAGAGAATTATCCTGTAAGTGAAGAGAAAGATAAGGATAACAAAAATGAAAACAATTTAATTGCTCCGTCGCATATGGTGGAGGAAGAAATTCCTCCTGTACAAAAAGAGCAACCGCAGAAAAAAAGAGGAGAAAAAATTGTTGAGTCTCTTGAAGGGGAAATAAAAGCACCACCGATGCAATTTGCAAATGTGGAAAATAAAGATTATAAGCTCCCATCTTTAGACATATTGAAGTTTCCAAAAAATAAACAAGTTTCAAATGAGAATGAGAAAATTTATGAAAATGCCCGTAAGTTGGAACGCACATTCCAAAGTTTTGGTGTAAAAGCAAAAGTAACGAAAGTGCATAAAGGTCCTGCGGTTACGAAATATGAGGTTTATCCCGATATGGGGGTTAAAGTAAGTAAAATTGTAAGTTTAAGTGATGATTTAGCCCTTGCGTTAGCTGCAAAAGATATTCGAATTGAAGCACCAATTCCCGGGAAATCAGCAGTGGGGATTGAAGTACCGAATTCAGAAGTTGCGATGGTAACACTTAGAGAAGTACTGGATTCGAAAGCAAACAATCATCCAGAAGAAAAGCTATTAATTGGTCTTGGTCGTGATATTACCGGTGAAGCCGTGTTAGCGCGTTTAAATAAAATGCCCCATCTATTAGTAGCTGGAGCAACTGGTAGCGGAAAAAGTGTATGTATCAATGGCATTATCGTTAGTATTTTAATGCGCGCAAAACCGCATGAAGTAAAATTGATGATGATTGATCCGAAAATGGTAGAGTTAAATGTGTATAATGGTGTCCCACATTTATTAACGCCCGTTGTAACGGATCCAAAGAAAGCATCACAAGCACTGAAAAAAGTTGTCAGTGAAATGGAGCGTCGCTATGAATTGTTTGCTCATAGTGGTACGCGTAATATTGAAGGGTATAACGAATACGTTAGAAACCATAATGATCAATCAGAAGCAAAACAGCCAGAGCTTCCATACATTGTTGTTATTGTGGACGAGTTAGCAGATTTAATGATGGTCGCCTCTTCTGATGTAGAAGATGCAATTATGCGTCTTGCGCAAATGGCACGTGCTGCTGGCATTCATTTAATTATTGCGACGCAGCGTCCGTCTGTTGACGTTATTACCGGTGTTATTAAAGCGAATATTCCATCTCGTATTGCCTTTGCGGTTTCTTCGCAAACTGATTCTCGGACGATTCTTGATGGCGGAGGCGCAGAAAAACTATTAGGACGCGGAGATATGTTATTTATACCAATCGGTGCTTCAAAACCAGTTCGCGTACAAGGTGCATTTTTATCAGATGATGAAGTAGAAAGAGTAGTGGAATACGTTGTTGCACAGCAAAAAGCACAATATCAAGAAGATATGATTCCACAAGATGTACCAGATACAAAGCGAGAAGTAGAAGATAGTTTATATGATGAAGCAGTTCAACTTGTTGTAGAAATGCAAACGGCGTCTGTTTCTATGTTGCAGCGTAGATTCCGAGTTGGATATACACGTGCGGCACGCCTCATTGATGCGATGGAGATGAACGGTGTAGTTGGACCATACGAAGGTAGCAAGCCAAGAGAAGTATTGATTACAGATATACAAGAAAAAAGTTCTTAA
- a CDS encoding ABC transporter permease, with amino-acid sequence MSFLDILAILVTGTLYTAAPLIFTALGGVFSEKSGVVNIALEGLMLFGAFVGIVTTLLMGDTWGPMTPWIALIFAAIGGGLFALLHAVASITFRADQVVSGVAINFLALGLTVFAIKKIFGKGQTDFIQYRIEKIDVPGLSDIPVIGKIFFSNVPLTSYIAIILAFVVWYIIYKTPFGLRLRAVGEHPMAADTMGINVYKMRYIAVCISGMFAGVGGAIFAMSISNNFSGVTITGQGFLALAAMIFGKWNPLGALGAALFFGFAQSLGVTGGTIPILDQIPSIFLTILPYVFTILALVGFVGRSEAPKALGTPYEKGKR; translated from the coding sequence ATGAGTTTCCTAGATATTTTAGCCATTCTTGTGACAGGTACGTTATATACGGCAGCACCACTTATCTTTACAGCGCTCGGCGGAGTGTTTAGCGAAAAATCCGGTGTTGTAAATATTGCATTAGAAGGGTTAATGTTATTTGGTGCATTTGTTGGTATTGTTACAACCTTGTTAATGGGTGATACGTGGGGTCCGATGACGCCTTGGATTGCACTTATATTTGCTGCAATTGGCGGTGGACTATTTGCTCTTCTTCATGCGGTTGCATCCATTACATTCCGTGCTGATCAAGTGGTAAGTGGGGTTGCCATTAACTTTTTAGCGCTCGGTTTAACAGTCTTTGCAATTAAGAAGATATTTGGAAAAGGACAAACTGATTTTATTCAATATCGTATTGAAAAAATTGATGTTCCAGGACTTTCTGATATTCCGGTCATCGGAAAAATCTTTTTCTCAAATGTACCATTAACATCGTATATTGCCATTATTTTAGCATTTGTTGTTTGGTACATTATTTATAAAACTCCATTTGGTCTTCGCCTGCGTGCTGTTGGTGAGCATCCGATGGCGGCGGATACAATGGGGATTAATGTGTACAAAATGCGTTATATCGCTGTTTGTATTTCAGGAATGTTTGCTGGGGTTGGTGGTGCCATCTTCGCAATGTCGATCTCAAATAACTTTTCAGGTGTAACGATTACAGGACAAGGATTTTTAGCGTTAGCAGCTATGATTTTTGGTAAATGGAATCCGCTCGGTGCTCTTGGTGCTGCTCTGTTTTTCGGTTTTGCACAATCTCTTGGTGTAACAGGTGGTACGATTCCTATATTAGATCAAATTCCAAGTATTTTCTTAACGATATTACCATATGTATTCACGATTTTGGCACTCGTTGGTTTTGTAGGACGTTCAGAAGCTCCAAAAGCACTTGGAACGCCATATGAAAAAGGGAAACGATAA
- a CDS encoding ABC transporter permease, translated as MAKKFLTERTINILVPVLSVIFGLLVGAIVMLVSGYDPIVGYTALWEGMVGNPQALGETLRTMIPLVLAGLSVAFAFRTGLFNIGVEGQLLVGWLAAVWFGYAVSLPAFLHIPLSILVAAIVGGLWGFIPGYLKGKFKVNEVIVTIMMNYIALYVTYDLIKRFLHEANEKSYDIQSSASLSSEWLSSLTEGSRLHWGIVVAILVAILMWFLLDRTTLGYELKSVGFNQHASQYAGMKVSRNVILSMTIAGAFAGIGGAMEGLGTFQNMTAMSSFTGIGFDGIAVALLGGNNPFGILLAALLFGGLKSAAPQMNFEADVPSELINVIIACIIFFVACSYVLRWALTRMSKEGK; from the coding sequence ATGGCTAAAAAATTTTTAACGGAGCGAACGATTAATATTTTAGTTCCAGTGTTATCCGTTATCTTTGGTTTGCTTGTTGGCGCCATTGTCATGTTAGTCAGTGGATACGATCCAATTGTCGGCTATACAGCGTTATGGGAAGGTATGGTTGGAAATCCGCAGGCTTTAGGTGAAACGCTTCGTACGATGATTCCACTTGTTTTAGCTGGTCTTTCTGTTGCATTTGCGTTCCGTACTGGACTATTTAATATCGGTGTTGAAGGCCAACTATTAGTGGGCTGGCTTGCAGCGGTTTGGTTTGGATATGCTGTTTCATTACCAGCATTTCTTCATATTCCCTTATCGATTCTAGTTGCAGCAATTGTTGGCGGACTTTGGGGCTTTATTCCTGGATATTTGAAAGGAAAATTTAAGGTTAATGAAGTTATTGTGACTATTATGATGAACTATATTGCACTTTATGTCACATATGACCTTATTAAACGCTTTTTACATGAAGCAAATGAGAAATCATATGATATACAGTCGAGCGCATCTTTATCATCTGAGTGGTTATCCTCTTTAACGGAAGGATCTCGTCTTCACTGGGGAATTGTAGTTGCGATTCTAGTTGCAATTCTCATGTGGTTCTTATTAGATCGAACTACTTTAGGATATGAATTGAAATCAGTTGGATTTAACCAACATGCTTCTCAATATGCTGGTATGAAAGTATCTCGTAACGTTATATTATCGATGACAATTGCTGGCGCGTTTGCAGGAATCGGCGGTGCAATGGAAGGGCTTGGAACATTCCAAAATATGACGGCCATGTCTTCGTTTACGGGAATTGGATTTGATGGAATCGCAGTAGCACTTCTTGGAGGAAATAATCCATTTGGTATTTTACTAGCAGCATTATTATTCGGTGGTTTAAAAAGTGCAGCACCACAAATGAACTTCGAAGCAGATGTTCCGTCTGAGTTAATTAATGTAATCATTGCATGTATTATCTTCTTTGTTGCTTGTAGTTATGTTTTACGGTGGGCGCTTACACGCATGAGCAAGGAGGGGAAATAA
- a CDS encoding GntR family transcriptional regulator, which yields MSVKSDSRHLYLRVIDHIKEKIKSGAYKEKQKLPSEFDLAKELGVSRATLREALRILEEENVVIRRHGVGTFVNAKPLFSSGIEQLSSITDMITSVGKTPGTIFLSSSTTSLTEEEKEKFNSEEGFEALMIERVRTADGEPVVYCIDKLAKEVLPNLSEYNEESLLTVIHNNTHKRITYAVAHIEPMGYHPKISPILQCGPETALLILKQMHYDQNDEAILYSINYFRADKFSFHVLRKRM from the coding sequence ATGTCAGTCAAATCCGATAGTCGACACTTATATTTACGGGTGATCGACCATATTAAAGAAAAAATCAAAAGCGGGGCATATAAAGAGAAACAGAAGTTGCCTTCAGAATTTGATTTAGCGAAAGAACTCGGCGTAAGTAGAGCTACTTTACGTGAAGCATTACGTATTTTAGAAGAAGAAAATGTTGTCATTCGTAGACATGGTGTTGGTACTTTTGTGAATGCAAAACCTTTGTTTTCTTCTGGAATTGAACAGCTTTCAAGTATTACAGATATGATTACTAGTGTGGGGAAAACACCGGGAACAATCTTTTTATCATCATCTACTACGAGCTTAACAGAAGAAGAAAAAGAAAAGTTTAATAGTGAAGAAGGCTTTGAGGCGTTAATGATTGAACGCGTTCGTACAGCAGACGGAGAACCTGTTGTCTATTGCATTGATAAATTAGCAAAAGAAGTATTACCAAATTTATCGGAATACAATGAGGAATCGCTTCTTACAGTCATACACAATAACACGCATAAACGTATTACATATGCGGTTGCACATATTGAACCGATGGGCTATCATCCAAAAATATCGCCGATTTTACAATGTGGACCAGAAACAGCGCTGCTTATTTTAAAGCAAATGCACTATGATCAAAATGACGAAGCAATCTTATATTCTATTAATTATTTTAGAGCAGATAAATTTAGCTTTCACGTATTAAGAAAGCGTATGTAA
- a CDS encoding YlzJ-like family protein, which translates to MILYTIMPEQLVYPADYSQCAQQKIVNVNGIEMVVTEESGQHYSIVRVLSTNPSHYLQFEPGQKITF; encoded by the coding sequence ATGATTTTATATACAATTATGCCAGAGCAACTTGTTTATCCGGCCGACTATTCGCAGTGTGCGCAGCAAAAAATAGTGAATGTAAATGGTATAGAGATGGTCGTGACCGAAGAAAGTGGACAGCATTATTCTATTGTTCGTGTACTAAGTACGAATCCCTCTCATTATTTACAATTTGAGCCTGGACAGAAAATAACCTTTTAG
- a CDS encoding BMP family protein, with protein MKKKTGILLSLTLAATAVLGACGNSDKASDKKADTSFKVGMVTDVGGVDDKSFNQSAWEGLTSFGKDNDLKKNEGYRYLQSSKDSDYIPNLTKFAKSNYNVTFGIGFLMQDSIEKVADQYPKQQFAIVDTVVEKPNVTSITFKDHEGSFLVGAVAAMTTKSNKVGFIGGVKSPLIEKFESGFKAGAKAVNPNIEVVVQYADAFDKPEKGSVLASAMYGQGIDVIYHASGATGNGVFTEAKNRKKKGENVWVIGVDRDQNQEGMPENVTLTSMVKRVDIAVEKVAQEAKDGKLKGGKIEEFGLKDDGIGIAKTTDNVKKVNPEILTKVEEFEKKITDGEIKVPATPEEYKTYEASLKK; from the coding sequence ATGAAGAAAAAAACAGGTATTTTATTATCATTAACTTTAGCAGCAACTGCAGTTTTAGGTGCATGTGGCAACTCGGATAAGGCAAGTGACAAAAAAGCAGATACAAGCTTTAAAGTTGGTATGGTTACAGACGTTGGGGGCGTAGATGATAAATCATTTAACCAATCCGCTTGGGAAGGTTTAACGAGTTTTGGTAAAGACAACGACTTGAAAAAAAATGAAGGATATCGTTACCTTCAATCAAGCAAGGATTCAGACTATATTCCAAACTTAACAAAGTTTGCGAAAAGTAATTATAATGTAACATTCGGTATTGGATTCTTAATGCAAGATTCAATTGAAAAAGTAGCAGATCAATATCCAAAACAACAGTTTGCGATTGTAGATACAGTTGTTGAAAAACCAAACGTAACAAGCATTACATTTAAAGACCATGAAGGTTCTTTCCTTGTTGGAGCTGTAGCAGCAATGACAACGAAATCAAATAAAGTTGGATTTATCGGTGGAGTAAAAAGTCCATTAATTGAGAAGTTTGAATCTGGATTTAAAGCTGGTGCCAAAGCGGTAAATCCTAACATTGAAGTTGTAGTGCAATATGCAGATGCATTTGATAAACCGGAAAAAGGCTCTGTATTAGCATCAGCAATGTATGGTCAAGGCATTGACGTAATTTATCATGCTTCTGGTGCAACTGGTAACGGTGTATTTACAGAAGCAAAAAACCGTAAGAAAAAAGGTGAAAACGTTTGGGTAATCGGAGTTGACCGTGACCAAAATCAAGAAGGTATGCCTGAAAACGTAACTTTAACTTCTATGGTAAAACGTGTTGACATTGCGGTTGAGAAAGTAGCACAAGAAGCAAAAGATGGTAAGTTAAAAGGTGGAAAAATAGAAGAGTTTGGTTTAAAAGATGACGGTATTGGTATTGCGAAAACAACTGATAACGTGAAAAAAGTAAATCCAGAAATTTTAACAAAAGTGGAAGAGTTTGAAAAGAAAATTACAGATGGTGAAATTAAAGTACCAGCTACTCCAGAAGAGTACAAAACATATGAAGCTTCTCTTAAAAAATAA
- a CDS encoding pitrilysin family protein produces the protein MKLMEQQMHELGGLRVHIIPTDKYKTNTFVFRLKAPLNEETVTERALLPYVLQSATEKLPSVIRLRQYLEELYGSSLAVDVSKKGEDHIISIYVDIANETYLQDAPPLFEKALAMLSDIVLHPATEGNGFLQSIVESEKRALVQRIEATYDDKMRYANERLIEEMCKVEPYRLSANGQKERVTSIASETLYQYYQKVLAEDEMDLYIIGDIGEDAIDLVGKYFSISPRAPKEKNVLLHKRNNEEQEIVEKQELKQSKLNIGYRTYITYRDEDYFALQLFNGLFGGFSHSKLFVNVREKNSLAYYAASRFESHKGLLFVMSGIEAKNYEKAVTIIKEQMKAMQNGDFSEEEMKQTKSVIQNQILEAIDTPRGFVELLYHGVIAERTRPVEEWLTGIERVTKEDVVKVANSIELDTIYFLHGTEGE, from the coding sequence ATGAAATTAATGGAACAGCAAATGCATGAACTAGGTGGTTTGCGTGTACATATTATTCCAACAGACAAATATAAAACGAATACCTTTGTATTTCGCTTAAAAGCACCTTTAAACGAGGAAACGGTGACAGAGCGAGCGCTATTGCCATATGTATTACAAAGCGCAACAGAAAAACTACCATCTGTTATTCGTCTTCGTCAATATTTAGAGGAATTATACGGTTCTTCCCTAGCGGTGGATGTAAGTAAAAAAGGGGAAGATCATATTATCTCTATTTATGTAGACATTGCAAATGAAACGTATTTACAAGATGCACCGCCGCTGTTTGAAAAAGCACTTGCAATGCTGTCGGATATTGTATTACATCCGGCAACAGAAGGAAACGGCTTTCTGCAATCGATTGTAGAAAGCGAGAAAAGGGCACTTGTGCAACGAATTGAAGCTACATATGATGATAAAATGCGTTATGCAAATGAACGATTAATAGAAGAAATGTGTAAAGTGGAACCATATCGTTTAAGTGCGAATGGACAAAAGGAGCGCGTAACAAGTATAGCCAGTGAAACTTTATATCAATATTATCAAAAAGTGTTAGCAGAAGATGAAATGGATTTATATATCATTGGTGATATTGGAGAAGATGCAATTGATCTTGTAGGTAAATATTTTTCAATTTCGCCTCGTGCGCCGAAAGAAAAAAATGTCCTTCTTCATAAAAGGAATAATGAAGAACAAGAAATAGTGGAGAAACAAGAATTAAAGCAAAGTAAATTAAATATTGGATATCGCACGTACATTACGTACCGCGATGAAGATTATTTTGCACTGCAGTTGTTCAACGGTTTATTTGGAGGTTTTTCACATTCGAAATTGTTTGTCAATGTACGTGAAAAAAACAGTTTAGCATATTATGCAGCATCTCGCTTTGAAAGCCATAAAGGACTCCTCTTTGTTATGTCTGGAATTGAAGCAAAAAATTATGAAAAAGCAGTTACGATCATTAAAGAGCAGATGAAAGCGATGCAAAATGGTGATTTTTCAGAAGAGGAAATGAAACAAACAAAAAGCGTGATTCAAAATCAAATTTTAGAAGCAATTGATACACCGCGCGGTTTCGTTGAGCTCCTTTATCATGGTGTCATTGCAGAACGTACGCGCCCGGTAGAGGAATGGTTAACGGGAATTGAACGTGTTACAAAAGAAGATGTTGTAAAAGTTGCGAATAGCATTGAGTTAGATACCATTTACTTTTTACACGGAACGGAGGGAGAATAA
- a CDS encoding ABC transporter ATP-binding protein, which produces MEYVIEMNNITKVFPGIVANDNITLQVKQGEIHALLGENGAGKSTLMNVLFGLYQPEQGEIKIKGKSVKITNPNIANDFGIGMVHQHFMLVHNFTVTENIILGNEPKKKGKIAIDEAAKEIKKLSEQYGLAVDPYAKIEDISVGMQQRVEILKTLYRGADILIFDEPTAVLTPQEIHELIQIMKKLVQEGKSIILITHKLKEIMEVCDRCTIIRKGKGIGTVDVAHTDEHKLAELMVGRQVNFKTEKSDAKPKEEVLSIANLVVHDARQLPAVKGLDLTVRAGEIIGIAGIDGNGQSELIEAITGLRKVESGSIAIREKEITNWPVRRITEEGIGHIPEDRHKHGLVLDFSVRDNMVLQTYYKNPFSNKGVLNFAKITAKAKALIEQFDVRTPSEQTLARALSGGNQQKAIIAREVDRDPDLLIAAQPTRGLDVGAIEFIHKKLIEQRDKGKAVLLLSLELDEILNVSDRVAVIYEGKIVAIIDAKETNEQQLGLLMAGGTGKEKVNTNG; this is translated from the coding sequence ATGGAATACGTAATTGAGATGAATAATATTACAAAAGTATTCCCAGGAATTGTAGCGAATGATAATATTACGCTGCAAGTAAAACAGGGAGAAATACATGCTTTACTTGGAGAAAATGGTGCAGGGAAATCAACGTTAATGAATGTACTATTTGGTTTGTATCAACCGGAGCAGGGAGAAATTAAAATTAAAGGGAAATCTGTAAAAATTACAAACCCTAATATTGCAAATGACTTTGGTATTGGGATGGTGCATCAGCATTTTATGCTTGTTCATAATTTTACAGTTACAGAGAATATTATTCTAGGAAATGAACCGAAGAAAAAAGGGAAGATTGCCATTGATGAAGCGGCAAAAGAAATTAAAAAGTTATCTGAACAATACGGTTTAGCGGTGGATCCATATGCAAAAATTGAAGATATCTCTGTTGGGATGCAGCAGCGTGTGGAAATACTAAAAACGCTCTATCGTGGGGCGGATATTTTAATTTTTGATGAGCCAACAGCTGTATTGACACCTCAAGAAATTCATGAACTGATTCAAATTATGAAAAAACTTGTGCAAGAAGGCAAATCTATCATTCTTATTACACATAAGTTAAAAGAAATTATGGAAGTTTGCGATCGTTGTACGATTATTCGTAAAGGTAAAGGAATTGGAACTGTTGACGTTGCACATACAGATGAACATAAACTTGCAGAATTAATGGTCGGACGTCAAGTGAATTTTAAAACAGAAAAGTCAGACGCCAAACCTAAGGAAGAGGTACTTTCTATTGCAAACCTTGTGGTTCATGATGCACGTCAATTGCCTGCTGTAAAAGGGCTTGACTTAACTGTTCGTGCAGGAGAAATTATCGGTATTGCAGGGATTGATGGCAATGGACAAAGTGAACTAATAGAAGCGATTACTGGTTTACGAAAAGTTGAGTCAGGTTCTATTGCAATTAGAGAGAAGGAAATAACAAATTGGCCTGTTAGGCGGATTACAGAAGAGGGTATCGGTCATATTCCGGAAGATCGTCATAAACATGGTCTCGTTCTCGATTTTTCAGTAAGAGATAATATGGTTTTACAAACATATTATAAAAATCCATTTTCTAATAAAGGTGTTTTGAATTTTGCTAAAATCACAGCAAAAGCTAAAGCGCTTATTGAGCAGTTTGATGTGCGTACGCCAAGTGAACAAACATTAGCTCGAGCATTATCTGGTGGGAACCAACAAAAAGCAATTATTGCACGTGAAGTAGATCGTGACCCAGATTTATTAATTGCAGCACAGCCAACACGTGGTTTAGATGTGGGAGCTATTGAATTCATTCATAAAAAATTAATTGAGCAGAGAGATAAAGGAAAAGCAGTGCTTCTTCTTTCGTTGGAACTTGATGAAATTTTAAATGTAAGTGACCGCGTTGCTGTTATTTATGAAGGGAAAATCGTTGCGATTATTGATGCGAAAGAAACGAACGAGCAACAGCTTGGTCTTTTAATGGCTGGGGGAACAGGGAAAGAGAAGGTGAATACAAATGGCTAA